Proteins from a genomic interval of Sphingobacterium lactis:
- a CDS encoding RagB/SusD family nutrient uptake outer membrane protein, giving the protein MLNRYKFLIALGLFGLVSCETLDQEPLDRNNSENFWHSQAEVEYAVSGLYNGWEVGTQIFYMDCVSDNSMSDFPWEGFQALGNGTASPTNSGNAESRYSYTLIRKANWILENIDKAPIADDLKDRFKGEVRTLRAYKYLDLAILFGGVPLITKTVDKDEALVEASTREAIFAFVDKELREAAAQLPPKNTSGRMSKASALGFLARSLAFQKKHQEVANVTKEIIDLGAYSLFSDYAGLFEIANESNSEVISEIQYIAKEQGYTSLGIMMPNSMGGWSSIVPIQSLVDDYETKNGKTIKEDAAYSAAKPFVDRDPRFAATIVYPGAKYNGVIFDPLDPKSNNFPSGPDNASSTAYNYRKYLQNPSSYDNVWNVGVNIIVQRYAEILLLNAEANIELNKIDESVYANINAVRRRAKMPEVDRSVYAGQAKMRELVRRELRVELAGEGRRHFDITRWNIAKDVLKGPVYGSLSKGTVNPTTGEVTFTSLTDRFFVENRVFQVGKNELWPIPQSVIDRSKGTLKPNPGY; this is encoded by the coding sequence ATGTTAAATAGATATAAATTTTTAATCGCATTGGGATTATTTGGCTTGGTGTCCTGTGAAACACTGGATCAAGAGCCATTGGATAGGAACAACTCCGAGAATTTCTGGCACTCCCAAGCCGAGGTGGAGTACGCCGTGTCCGGTTTGTACAATGGATGGGAAGTAGGAACGCAGATTTTTTATATGGACTGTGTATCCGATAACTCCATGAGTGATTTCCCTTGGGAAGGCTTTCAGGCGTTAGGAAATGGTACAGCCAGCCCAACGAACTCAGGAAATGCAGAATCAAGATACTCCTATACCCTGATCCGTAAAGCGAACTGGATATTGGAGAATATTGATAAAGCACCGATTGCCGATGACTTGAAAGATAGATTCAAGGGCGAGGTGCGTACGCTGCGTGCGTATAAATATTTAGACCTTGCCATTTTATTCGGTGGTGTGCCATTGATCACCAAGACCGTGGATAAAGATGAGGCTTTGGTGGAGGCGAGCACGCGCGAAGCGATCTTCGCATTCGTGGATAAGGAATTGCGTGAGGCTGCAGCACAGTTGCCACCAAAAAATACAAGCGGACGCATGTCAAAGGCTTCAGCTTTGGGATTCCTAGCACGTAGCTTGGCATTCCAGAAAAAACATCAGGAAGTAGCCAACGTGACCAAGGAGATCATCGATTTAGGTGCTTACAGTCTGTTCAGTGATTACGCAGGCCTATTCGAGATTGCTAATGAATCCAACTCGGAGGTTATCTCAGAAATCCAATACATCGCCAAGGAGCAGGGATATACCAGTTTGGGGATTATGATGCCGAACTCAATGGGTGGATGGAGTTCCATCGTGCCTATCCAAAGTTTGGTGGATGATTATGAGACCAAGAACGGAAAGACCATCAAGGAAGATGCGGCTTATTCGGCAGCGAAACCTTTCGTGGACCGTGACCCTCGTTTTGCGGCAACCATTGTTTACCCTGGAGCGAAATACAACGGTGTAATCTTCGATCCTTTGGATCCAAAATCGAATAACTTCCCTTCCGGTCCGGATAATGCTTCCAGTACAGCTTACAACTACCGCAAGTATCTACAGAATCCATCCAGCTATGATAACGTTTGGAATGTGGGTGTAAATATCATCGTACAACGCTATGCAGAGATTCTTCTGTTGAATGCGGAGGCGAATATCGAATTGAATAAAATCGATGAATCTGTATATGCGAATATCAATGCCGTTCGTAGACGTGCGAAAATGCCAGAAGTGGATCGTTCGGTGTATGCAGGTCAGGCGAAGATGCGTGAATTGGTGAGACGTGAGCTTCGCGTAGAGCTTGCAGGTGAAGGCCGTCGCCACTTCGATATCACCCGTTGGAACATTGCGAAGGATGTGCTGAAAGGTCCTGTATACGGTTCACTATCCAAAGGAACAGTTAATCCGACTACCGGAGAAGTAACCTTTACATCCTTAACGGATCGTTTCTTTGTAGAGAATAGAGTGTTTCAGGTTGGAAAGAATGAGCTTTGGCCAATTCCTCAGAGTGTGATTGACCGCTCGAAAGGAACGTTGAAGCCTAATCCTGGTTATTAA
- a CDS encoding multidrug effflux MFS transporter, which translates to MMSSTLKNNRKVTLLILGLLSAIGPFSIDLYLPAFDNIATDFNTSVDKVQLSLTSYFIGIAFGQMVYGPLLDKFGRKKPLLVGLAIYIVASVLCLFTRDINHLIFLRFLQALGSCGGMVGARAMVTDYYSSREAAKVFSLLMLVIGVSPILAPSIGAFMLTHLDWHFIFLFLAVMALVIFLATWFLLPESYTGNREMSLAPKSILGNFWQVLSNKVFLSYCLIGSIASAGTYAYLAGSSFVMQQYFGLTKQQYGLAFAFVASAMIIATQLNRYFLKKHSSEQISRLANTWQAFIGILMVLALSFDLLTFPVALMLIFFFLFGHGFIFPNTSAVALSPFKGLAGSASALLGCIQMAIGAFASGMVSALHNETPWPMLGVMAAGGVLSLILHVVVKNRVKTDIA; encoded by the coding sequence ATGATGTCATCAACCTTAAAAAACAACCGGAAAGTCACGTTATTGATTTTGGGTCTATTGTCCGCAATAGGTCCATTTTCCATTGACCTGTACCTACCGGCATTCGATAATATTGCCACAGATTTCAACACTTCCGTCGATAAGGTGCAGCTTTCGCTGACGAGTTACTTTATCGGTATCGCCTTTGGGCAGATGGTCTATGGTCCGCTGCTGGATAAATTCGGCCGCAAGAAACCCTTGTTGGTCGGTTTAGCGATTTATATTGTCGCATCTGTGCTGTGCCTTTTCACCAGAGATATCAACCACCTGATCTTCCTGCGCTTCCTGCAGGCACTGGGAAGCTGCGGCGGGATGGTTGGTGCACGCGCCATGGTAACGGACTACTACAGCAGCAGGGAAGCCGCCAAGGTCTTCAGCTTGTTGATGCTGGTGATCGGGGTTTCGCCCATTCTGGCACCCAGCATCGGTGCCTTTATGCTGACCCATCTGGATTGGCATTTTATCTTCTTGTTCCTGGCGGTCATGGCCTTGGTCATCTTTCTGGCCACCTGGTTCCTACTTCCCGAAAGCTATACCGGAAATCGGGAAATGTCGCTGGCACCGAAGTCCATTCTAGGGAATTTCTGGCAGGTCCTTTCGAACAAGGTGTTCCTATCCTATTGTCTGATCGGTTCGATCGCTTCTGCGGGAACGTATGCATATCTCGCAGGCTCCTCCTTTGTCATGCAACAATATTTCGGATTGACCAAACAACAGTATGGACTGGCATTCGCGTTCGTGGCCTCGGCCATGATCATTGCCACCCAATTGAACAGGTACTTCCTGAAGAAACATTCCAGCGAACAGATCAGCAGACTTGCCAATACCTGGCAGGCATTCATCGGAATCCTAATGGTGCTGGCGCTGAGCTTTGATCTATTGACCTTCCCTGTGGCTTTGATGTTGATCTTTTTCTTTCTTTTTGGGCACGGGTTCATCTTCCCGAACACCTCGGCTGTGGCCTTATCCCCTTTCAAGGGATTGGCGGGCAGTGCCTCCGCCTTATTGGGCTGTATACAAATGGCCATCGGTGCCTTCGCATCCGGAATGGTGAGCGCCCTCCACAACGAAACCCCTTGGCCGATGCTTGGTGTCATGGCCGCAGGTGGGGTGCTCTCGTTGATCCTTCACGTTGTCGTTAAGAATCGGGTTAAAACTGATATAGCATAA
- the lgt gene encoding prolipoprotein diacylglyceryl transferase yields MTELLSFITWDPKPELFSIGSFGIRYYSLCWLLAFVVSYILMLKVFKREGKSQELLDKLTIYIFVGTLVGARLGHCFFYDWPYYREHFLEIFIPFQKVGNEWRLTGFTGLASHGGAVGILVATWLFSRNTKTDFMWLVDRLILVVPIAGAFIRLGNFFNSEMIGNPTDLPWAVVFANIDQIPRHPAQMYECLAYLIIFFIMWALYQKNMKPIPGKFFGIFLILLFGARFVIEFVKIDQVAFEAGMLLNMGQILSIPFILVGIFLLLRTPKETRTA; encoded by the coding sequence ATGACCGAATTATTAAGTTTTATAACCTGGGATCCAAAGCCTGAATTATTCAGTATTGGCAGCTTTGGCATCCGGTATTATTCCCTGTGTTGGCTATTGGCCTTTGTGGTTTCCTATATCTTGATGTTAAAGGTTTTCAAGCGTGAGGGGAAATCACAGGAGCTTCTCGATAAATTGACGATTTACATCTTTGTGGGTACCTTGGTGGGAGCACGATTGGGCCATTGTTTCTTTTACGATTGGCCGTATTACCGGGAACACTTCCTGGAGATATTCATCCCTTTTCAAAAAGTGGGCAATGAGTGGCGACTGACCGGATTTACGGGACTGGCGAGCCACGGTGGCGCCGTGGGGATTTTAGTGGCTACGTGGCTATTCTCTCGCAACACCAAAACAGACTTCATGTGGCTGGTAGATCGACTGATCTTGGTCGTACCGATCGCTGGGGCATTTATCCGCTTGGGGAACTTCTTCAACTCGGAGATGATCGGAAACCCAACGGACCTCCCTTGGGCGGTAGTTTTCGCGAATATCGACCAGATCCCACGCCATCCTGCACAGATGTATGAATGCTTGGCCTATCTCATCATCTTTTTCATCATGTGGGCACTGTACCAGAAGAACATGAAACCTATACCGGGCAAATTCTTCGGTATCTTCCTGATTCTCCTGTTTGGTGCCAGATTCGTCATTGAGTTCGTGAAGATCGATCAGGTAGCCTTTGAAGCGGGCATGCTGCTGAATATGGGACAGATCCTGAGTATTCCGTTTATCCTCGTAGGAATCTTCCTGCTATTGAGAACACCGAAAGAAACGCGTACAGCATAA
- a CDS encoding M42 family metallopeptidase, producing the protein MAKKALKTEETTTPSVVTPKSLAFFEQYINNPSPTGFEWSGQRLWLDYLKPYVDETYIDNYGTAVGIINPKAAYKVVIEAHADEISWFVNYISKDGLIYVIRNGGSDHQIAPSKRVNIHTDKGIVKAVFGWPAIHTRAGEKEEGPNMKNIFLDCGCTSKEEVEELGIHVGCVITYEDEFMILNNRYYVGRAMDNRAGGFMIAEVARLLKENKKKLPFGLYIVNSVQEEIGLRGAEMIAHYIKPNVAIVTDVTHDTNTPMINKITQGDLACGKGPVVSYAPAVQINLNKQLIEVANANNIPIQRQANSRFTGTDTDAFAYSNGGVPSALISLPLRYMHTTVEMIHRDDVDNVIRLIYEMVLSIKDGQDFRTFNK; encoded by the coding sequence ATGGCGAAGAAAGCATTAAAAACAGAAGAAACAACGACTCCGTCGGTGGTAACCCCCAAATCACTGGCATTTTTCGAGCAATATATCAACAATCCATCCCCGACGGGATTTGAGTGGTCAGGTCAGCGGCTGTGGTTGGATTACCTGAAGCCATATGTGGATGAAACCTATATCGACAATTACGGTACCGCAGTTGGGATCATCAATCCGAAAGCGGCCTATAAAGTGGTGATTGAAGCCCATGCGGATGAAATCTCCTGGTTCGTGAACTATATTTCCAAGGATGGACTGATCTATGTCATCCGAAATGGGGGTTCCGATCATCAGATTGCCCCTTCCAAACGGGTGAACATCCATACCGACAAGGGCATTGTGAAAGCCGTATTCGGGTGGCCGGCCATCCATACACGGGCCGGTGAGAAGGAGGAAGGCCCAAACATGAAGAACATCTTTTTGGACTGTGGTTGCACTTCCAAGGAGGAGGTTGAGGAATTGGGGATCCATGTCGGATGTGTGATTACCTATGAAGATGAATTCATGATCCTGAACAACCGCTATTATGTGGGCCGTGCCATGGACAACCGTGCCGGTGGATTTATGATTGCCGAGGTAGCCCGCCTGTTAAAGGAGAATAAGAAAAAACTGCCTTTCGGACTTTATATCGTCAATTCCGTGCAGGAAGAAATCGGTCTTCGTGGTGCGGAGATGATCGCCCATTACATCAAACCAAATGTAGCCATCGTGACCGATGTGACCCACGATACCAACACTCCGATGATCAACAAGATCACCCAGGGCGATCTGGCCTGTGGAAAGGGACCGGTGGTATCCTATGCGCCTGCAGTTCAGATCAACCTCAACAAGCAGCTTATTGAGGTGGCCAACGCGAATAATATTCCTATCCAACGTCAGGCGAATTCCAGGTTTACCGGAACGGATACCGATGCTTTTGCCTATTCCAATGGTGGCGTGCCTTCCGCACTGATCTCTCTGCCATTGCGCTATATGCACACCACGGTAGAGATGATCCACAGAGATGATGTGGACAACGTCATCCGCCTGATCTACGAAATGGTGCTGTCCATCAAAGATGGGCAAGATTTTAGAACATTCAATAAATAA
- a CDS encoding DUF3467 domain-containing protein has translation MDNNNVNAPEGQELSIELTEETAEGVYSNLAIITHSNTEFVVDFVRIMPGVPKAKVKSRIILTPEHAKQLLKALQENINRFEGLNGDIVSKDMPYPLNFGNAKGEA, from the coding sequence ATGGACAACAACAATGTAAATGCGCCAGAAGGGCAAGAGTTAAGCATCGAATTAACAGAAGAAACCGCAGAGGGCGTATACTCCAACCTAGCGATCATCACACACTCCAATACCGAATTCGTGGTGGACTTCGTGCGCATCATGCCAGGAGTGCCGAAAGCAAAGGTGAAATCACGTATTATCCTGACTCCGGAACATGCAAAGCAACTCTTGAAAGCATTGCAGGAAAATATCAACCGCTTCGAAGGATTGAATGGCGATATCGTATCCAAAGATATGCCCTATCCGTTGAATTTTGGCAATGCCAAAGGGGAAGCGTAA
- a CDS encoding IS3 family transposase, producing the protein MGIRLICGLFGKTRHAYYDRQWRVQDVGLKDEIILQHVLRIRSEQKRIGTRKLLHMLAGPLQEHGIRIGRDYLFALMREHSLQIRVRKRKAVTTDSRHWMKKYRNLIKELAVERPEQVWVSDITYVQLNRRWGYLSLVTDAYSRKIVGWAFRGDLSAQGCIDALQMALQQRQYPGKGLIHHSDRGSQYCSKGYVDILRTNGIGVSMTENGDPYENAIAERVNGILKAEFDLYASQSGLRETTRKIRENIRVYNNLRPHASCDYLTPEQAHMRSGALRKRWRPKKYPIVQKEFV; encoded by the coding sequence ATGGGGATCCGTTTGATCTGCGGACTGTTTGGCAAAACAAGGCATGCGTACTATGACCGCCAGTGGCGGGTGCAGGATGTCGGACTGAAGGACGAGATCATCCTGCAGCACGTGCTGCGGATACGCAGCGAACAGAAGAGGATCGGTACCCGGAAGCTGCTCCATATGCTCGCCGGCCCCCTGCAGGAACATGGGATCAGGATCGGCCGCGACTATCTCTTCGCCCTGATGAGGGAGCATTCCCTACAGATCAGGGTCAGGAAGAGGAAGGCGGTCACCACCGATTCGCGGCACTGGATGAAGAAGTACAGAAACCTGATAAAGGAACTTGCGGTCGAGCGCCCCGAGCAGGTCTGGGTAAGCGACATCACCTATGTACAGCTCAACCGGCGCTGGGGATATCTGAGCCTGGTCACCGATGCCTATTCCAGAAAGATAGTGGGCTGGGCGTTCAGGGGCGACCTCTCGGCACAGGGATGTATCGATGCCCTGCAGATGGCACTGCAGCAGAGGCAGTATCCGGGAAAGGGACTCATACACCACTCCGATCGGGGTTCGCAGTACTGTAGCAAAGGCTATGTGGATATCCTACGCACCAACGGGATCGGGGTCAGCATGACCGAGAACGGGGATCCCTATGAGAATGCGATAGCCGAACGGGTGAACGGCATACTGAAGGCGGAGTTTGACCTCTACGCATCACAGAGTGGCCTGAGGGAGACCACAAGAAAGATCAGGGAGAACATCAGGGTATACAACAACCTAAGGCCCCACGCGAGCTGTGATTACCTCACACCTGAACAGGCACATATGAGGTCAGGTGCGCTGAGAAAGAGATGGAGACCGAAAAAATATCCAATAGTGCAGAAAGAGTTTGTATAG
- a CDS encoding transposase — METIEREFEFAERTSKKQPFDKRLILHMLDQIELGVPRRDLMEQYGVSEVSLIRWMKKFGRQPIGAKRYTTELKRSVIRAVQDGMSAYRAGNTFDISCGTVSRWVREYKGKNTELSSPEPDDMANKKPVDPKEAEILALKKALEYANLKIRALDTMIDIAEEQLKIDIRKKSGAKRS; from the coding sequence ATGGAAACAATAGAAAGAGAGTTTGAGTTCGCTGAGCGGACCAGTAAGAAGCAGCCATTCGACAAGCGTTTGATCCTCCACATGCTGGATCAGATCGAACTTGGGGTCCCCCGCCGGGACCTGATGGAACAGTACGGTGTCTCCGAAGTGAGCCTGATCCGCTGGATGAAGAAGTTCGGGCGACAGCCCATTGGGGCAAAGCGGTATACCACCGAGCTGAAGCGTTCAGTGATCAGGGCGGTCCAGGACGGGATGAGCGCCTACCGGGCGGGGAACACCTTTGATATCTCCTGCGGTACGGTCTCCAGATGGGTCAGGGAATATAAGGGGAAAAATACCGAACTTAGTTCCCCAGAACCCGATGATATGGCCAACAAGAAACCCGTAGACCCCAAAGAGGCAGAGATCCTGGCCCTGAAGAAGGCCCTGGAATATGCAAACCTGAAGATCAGGGCATTGGATACCATGATCGATATTGCCGAGGAACAGCTCAAGATCGACATCAGAAAAAAGTCTGGTGCCAAGCGGTCGTAA
- a CDS encoding carbon-nitrogen hydrolase family protein: MDIKVRNLSKKDYKDLKSSMEEAYHGLGDPWTKENITDLIDIFPEGQIAVEVNGKVVACALSIILNSAKTNVYDKYYTIIDDGKFDKHDVDGDTLYGIEVFVHPDFRALRLGRRLYDQRKELCEQMNLQRIIAGGRIPNYHNYSDTMTPRTYIEKVKRKEIYDPTLTFQLSNDFHVKKILKNYLPEDTESLEVATLLEWNNIYYEPDARSNSATKQTIRLGLVQWQMRLFKDLQEFYDQVEFFVDTVSDYGTDFIMFPEFFNTPLMSPYNELPERMAMEKLAEHTKEIIEKIQQFAVSYNVNIISGSMPIMERGKLYNISYLCHRNGSLDSYKKIHITPNEMRYYGLVGGNEVKVFDTDCGKVGLLICYDVEFPELSRILADQGMQILFVPFMTDTQNGYIRVRSCAQARAIENECYVAIAGSVGNLPRVNNMDIQYSQSAVFTPSDFAFPNNAIKAEATPNTEMVLIADVDLYALRDLHEYGTVKILRDRRKDLYEVKLLK, from the coding sequence ATGGATATTAAAGTTAGAAATCTTAGTAAGAAAGATTATAAAGATTTGAAGAGCTCTATGGAGGAGGCTTACCATGGATTGGGAGATCCATGGACAAAGGAAAATATTACCGATCTGATCGATATTTTCCCGGAGGGACAGATTGCGGTAGAGGTGAATGGGAAAGTTGTGGCATGTGCATTATCCATTATTCTAAATTCAGCAAAGACCAATGTTTACGATAAATATTATACCATTATCGACGACGGAAAATTTGACAAGCATGATGTAGATGGCGACACTTTATATGGAATCGAAGTCTTCGTACACCCTGACTTCAGGGCTTTGCGTCTTGGTCGCCGTTTGTACGATCAGCGGAAGGAATTGTGCGAGCAGATGAACCTGCAGCGCATCATCGCCGGTGGACGGATCCCGAACTACCACAACTATTCAGATACCATGACGCCGCGGACCTACATTGAAAAGGTGAAACGCAAGGAGATCTACGATCCGACCCTGACGTTCCAGCTTTCCAATGATTTCCACGTGAAGAAGATCCTGAAGAATTATCTTCCTGAAGACACGGAATCGCTGGAGGTAGCGACCCTGTTGGAGTGGAACAATATCTACTACGAACCGGATGCGCGATCCAACTCCGCCACTAAGCAGACGATCCGTCTGGGCTTGGTACAGTGGCAGATGCGTCTGTTCAAGGACCTGCAGGAATTCTATGATCAGGTGGAGTTCTTCGTCGATACAGTTTCCGATTATGGAACGGATTTCATTATGTTCCCGGAGTTTTTCAATACCCCATTGATGAGCCCGTACAACGAGTTGCCGGAGCGTATGGCGATGGAAAAACTTGCCGAGCACACCAAGGAAATTATAGAGAAGATCCAGCAGTTTGCCGTATCGTACAATGTGAACATTATTTCCGGATCGATGCCGATCATGGAACGCGGGAAACTGTACAACATCAGTTACCTGTGCCACCGGAACGGTAGTCTGGATTCCTACAAAAAAATCCACATCACACCGAACGAGATGCGTTACTACGGCTTGGTCGGTGGTAATGAGGTGAAGGTATTCGATACGGATTGCGGTAAGGTTGGGCTATTGATCTGTTACGACGTGGAGTTCCCGGAATTGAGCCGTATCCTGGCAGACCAGGGTATGCAGATTTTGTTCGTCCCTTTCATGACCGATACGCAGAATGGTTATATCCGTGTGCGGTCCTGTGCACAGGCTAGGGCCATTGAGAATGAATGTTATGTTGCGATCGCGGGATCTGTAGGTAACCTTCCGCGCGTGAACAATATGGATATCCAATATTCGCAATCCGCGGTATTTACACCTTCGGACTTTGCATTCCCGAACAATGCCATCAAGGCGGAGGCCACACCGAATACGGAAATGGTCCTGATTGCCGACGTGGACCTGTACGCCTTGCGCGATCTCCATGAATATGGGACAGTGAAGATCCTTCGCGACAGACGTAAGGACCTCTATGAGGTGAAGTTATTGAAATAA
- a CDS encoding toxin-antitoxin system YwqK family antitoxin translates to MKTIGTLLTIVLFLFGYSSYAQNKEHKEYYDSGKLKFVGYMTPDEKLVGEWKSYYESGKLMGISIFKNDKLEGDVKAYYESGKLRAIEPYRNDLLHGEAKIYYESGGLKMVENFVDGELTGEIIYYYKNGQPDNRRKELKAALQANLVKDESIVSVSQIVVGIREIDIYYLDDSELSEKMVKVPMNLHSIDQEGIMTFRAHKDDVGTFQKTRDLKFDGDKVEYFFKKNGDYRSYFVSGSLDVGFKVKKEGINKIMQLMKGISEDLEN, encoded by the coding sequence ATGAAAACGATAGGAACACTTTTGACCATTGTCCTTTTTCTGTTCGGTTATTCAAGTTATGCCCAGAACAAGGAACATAAAGAATATTATGACAGCGGAAAATTAAAGTTCGTAGGCTATATGACACCTGACGAAAAGCTAGTCGGTGAATGGAAATCGTATTACGAGAGCGGAAAATTGATGGGGATATCCATATTTAAAAATGACAAGCTGGAAGGTGATGTCAAAGCATATTACGAAAGCGGGAAATTGAGGGCTATTGAGCCCTATAGAAATGATCTTCTTCACGGCGAGGCAAAAATATATTACGAAAGTGGCGGTCTGAAAATGGTGGAGAACTTTGTCGATGGTGAATTAACGGGTGAAATCATCTATTACTATAAAAATGGACAGCCGGATAACCGGAGGAAGGAATTGAAAGCGGCATTACAGGCGAATTTGGTTAAGGATGAATCGATTGTATCTGTTTCGCAAATAGTGGTTGGAATCCGGGAAATTGACATCTATTATTTGGATGATAGCGAGTTGTCGGAGAAAATGGTTAAGGTGCCAATGAACCTCCATAGCATTGATCAAGAGGGGATCATGACATTTCGTGCCCATAAGGATGATGTGGGCACTTTTCAAAAGACGAGAGATTTGAAATTCGATGGAGATAAGGTGGAATATTTTTTCAAAAAGAATGGGGATTATCGATCCTATTTTGTCTCCGGTTCCTTGGATGTTGGATTTAAGGTGAAGAAAGAAGGGATAAATAAAATAATGCAATTGATGAAGGGGATTAGCGAAGATTTGGAAAACTGA
- a CDS encoding 3-keto-disaccharide hydrolase — protein MLKQTLLIALFAGISYAGAQTKFQPQDTEFYEPVPPVVKTSRTAAPSDAIVLFDGSNLNEWVSEKDGKSPAAWTVQGQVLTVKPGTGGIVTKKNFEDFQLHVEWKSPEVIKGEGQGRGNSGIFLQGKYEIQVLDNDDNKTYTNGQAGSIYKQQPPLAEARKQEDGWHTYDILYTAPRFNSNGILIKRGMVTVIHNGVLVQYNSELQGTTEYIGLPKMVAHGAGPIAIQDHGDLVSFRNIWIRELK, from the coding sequence ATGTTGAAACAAACCTTATTGATCGCGCTTTTTGCTGGGATCTCCTATGCCGGAGCACAGACCAAATTCCAGCCCCAGGACACCGAATTTTACGAACCAGTCCCTCCTGTTGTGAAAACCAGCAGAACCGCAGCCCCATCGGATGCCATCGTCCTCTTTGATGGCAGCAACCTCAACGAATGGGTCAGCGAGAAGGACGGAAAGAGCCCTGCAGCATGGACCGTACAGGGGCAGGTACTAACGGTAAAACCTGGTACGGGAGGAATTGTCACGAAGAAGAATTTTGAGGACTTCCAGCTGCACGTCGAATGGAAGAGCCCAGAAGTCATCAAAGGCGAAGGCCAGGGACGTGGCAACTCTGGAATATTCTTGCAGGGAAAATATGAGATTCAAGTCCTTGATAACGACGATAACAAGACCTATACAAACGGACAGGCAGGCAGTATCTACAAACAGCAGCCACCGCTTGCGGAAGCCAGAAAACAGGAAGACGGCTGGCATACCTACGACATCTTGTATACGGCTCCCCGATTCAACAGCAACGGGATCCTGATCAAACGAGGAATGGTCACCGTCATCCATAACGGCGTATTGGTACAGTACAATTCAGAATTGCAGGGTACTACGGAATACATCGGCCTACCCAAGATGGTAGCACACGGCGCCGGCCCTATTGCCATCCAGGATCATGGCGATCTGGTGAGCTTCCGCAATATCTGGATTCGCGAACTCAAATAA
- a CDS encoding MsnO8 family LLM class oxidoreductase — protein MKLSILDQSLLIEGKTGADAVRDTVSLAIAADELGFHRIWLSEHHNLSFLQGSSPIVLLSAIGAQTKQIRIGSGGVMLPNHSAFHIAENFRMLESLYPNRVDCGIGRASGGDAFSRSLLNGNDRITNQDFEQQVSALDMYLHDECKRAKANPSTLKAPPIWMLSGGGHRNSGIYPAENGLGLAIAAFINPNPTPEAAVEYIRRFKPSEELPEPKIILAYNCICAEDPKRLAQLKKLSDLFRLTRDSGNYMQYVPSADKLDGIHFSKQQKEYLESISGRELVGNAKQIFEQAKKIGADFYSDEIMLSMISYTLEDRISAIKALSETFQLNKKIDKNEK, from the coding sequence ATGAAATTATCTATCCTAGATCAGTCCTTGTTAATTGAGGGCAAAACAGGTGCGGATGCAGTCAGAGATACAGTATCTTTAGCTATTGCAGCAGATGAGTTGGGTTTTCACCGCATTTGGCTATCAGAACATCACAATCTGTCATTTTTACAAGGGTCATCCCCAATTGTTCTCTTATCAGCTATTGGAGCCCAGACTAAACAGATTCGTATTGGTTCTGGGGGAGTAATGTTACCCAATCACAGTGCTTTTCATATTGCCGAAAACTTCAGAATGTTAGAATCATTATATCCAAATCGAGTAGATTGCGGTATTGGAAGGGCTAGTGGAGGGGATGCGTTTTCGCGTTCTTTACTAAATGGAAATGACCGTATAACCAACCAAGATTTTGAACAGCAAGTAAGCGCACTAGATATGTATTTACATGATGAATGTAAAAGAGCTAAAGCGAACCCTTCAACTCTTAAAGCCCCTCCAATTTGGATGCTTTCGGGTGGAGGACACCGAAACAGTGGAATTTACCCTGCGGAAAATGGTTTGGGTTTGGCTATTGCAGCATTCATAAATCCTAATCCAACTCCCGAAGCGGCAGTTGAATATATTAGAAGATTTAAACCGTCAGAAGAATTGCCCGAGCCAAAAATCATATTGGCATATAATTGCATTTGTGCAGAAGATCCGAAACGTTTGGCCCAACTTAAAAAGTTATCTGATTTGTTTCGACTTACTCGTGATTCAGGTAATTATATGCAATATGTTCCTTCCGCCGATAAATTAGATGGCATTCATTTCTCGAAGCAACAAAAAGAATATTTAGAAAGTATTTCTGGCAGAGAATTGGTCGGAAATGCAAAACAAATATTTGAACAAGCCAAAAAAATAGGAGCTGATTTTTATTCAGATGAAATTATGCTGTCCATGATTTCATATACTTTGGAAGACAGGATTTCTGCTATAAAAGCACTTTCGGAAACCTTTCAATTAAATAAGAAAATAGATAAAAATGAAAAATAA